From Sceloporus undulatus isolate JIND9_A2432 ecotype Alabama chromosome 6, SceUnd_v1.1, whole genome shotgun sequence, one genomic window encodes:
- the TNS4 gene encoding tensin-4: MSKVIPSQVVRVGQTICVSSPEEHACLHHPNGCLSCRTLPAQCLYYSVEGWERQSSLTQTKACALSKMDCYDSCRSTPEAMPMSLPNLADECVQEQPIEPSKDTCPVSPTLDVSIEKLNRLILEIDPTFQPLQLKPTQTQSPVQAPPRNSSVVGPKPEADSPEIKYIEMSPTRAKGQESWQNSTNPTSTPHSMSPLNTRSLFPSGRAQGENTDANGHITFLGGHDSGGGPQQLPPAGRQSPACIQMSESISIPQGNPNNSVAYGSSSHLASSPGVEILLKLSQHGRMMQRCSETSVLSASPGSDTSYIFGSSTQSLSSNDADIPQSRSTQSPSSAGSLNGSFVGSSGSGSYYPGASCSHKENSSLPHPYQKGQTHGCSPSPIANSPPTIPIVLINGRPEDSEISHKSCRIHPGSFKLKMTQPGSGTFSSINHSNKSSSESSHSSSSSLDSYSKEAQTTMKFVMDTSKYWFKPSITREQAVQLLIDESPGSFIMRDSTSYRGSFGLAMKVCGSKPGENSCDYIRHFLIESSARGVHLKGADEEPYFGSLSAFVYQHTIMPLALPCKLVIPSQDFTGGEEKLATDSEASLPISQKAAVCNLLYLHSVTMETLTGKAAVQKAVSSTFKQETLPTPTIVHFKVTEQGITLTDIQRKVFFRRHYPLATISFCNMDPENRKWQKFSKTSRIFGVIAKSPSDAENICHLFAEYDAVHPASHVIDFINKLLPAALGSA; encoded by the exons ATGTCAAAAGTCATCCCCAGTCAGGTGGTACGAGTTGGACAAACAATCTGTGTTTCATCCCCAGAAGAACATGCTTGTTTGCATCACCCTAATGGGTGCCTGTCCTGTCGCACTTTGCCAGCACAGTGTTTATATTACTCAGTGGAAGGCTGGGAAAGACAGAGCTCATTGACTCAAACCAAAGCATGTGCACTATCCAAGATGGATTGCTATGACTCTTGTAGATCTACTCCAGAGGCCATGCCTATGTCACTTCCAAATCTAGCAGACGAGTGTGTGCAAGAACAGCCTATAGAACCAAGCAAGGATACCTGTCCAGTCTCTCCAACTTTGGATGTCTCCATTGAAAAGTTGAACCGCCTAATCTTGGAAATTGATCCTACTTTTCAGCCTCTCCAGTTGAAGCCAACCCAGACCCAGAGTCCTGTACAAGCTCCTCCACGAAACAGTTCAGTGGTCGGCCCAAAACCTGAAGCAGATTCTCCAG AAATAAAGTACATTGAAATGTCTCCAACCAGAGCAAAAGGTCAGGAATCTTGGCAGAACTCCACCAATCCTACCAGCACTCCACATTCCATGTCTCCTCTGAACACCAGGAGTTTGTTTCCTTCTGGAAGGGCCCAGGGGGAAAACACTGATGCCAATGGCCACATCACCTTCCTGGGTGGCCATGATTCTGGAGGTGGCCCCCAGCAACTCCCACCGGCAGGGAGGCAGTCACCAGCTTGCATCCAAATGTCTGAGAGCATCTCCATTCCACAGGGGAACCCAAACAACTCTGTTGCCTATGGATCCAGTTCCCACCTGGCTTCCTCCCCAGGCGTTGAGATTTTATTGAAGTTGTCCCAGCATGGGAGGATGATGCAGCGGTGCAGTGAGACTTCTGTGCTTTCAGCAAGCCCTGGATCAGACACCAGTTACATTTTTGGAAG CAGCACACAATCACTGTCCAGCAATGATGCTGACATTCCTCAGTCCAGGTCAACACAAAGTCCTTCCTCTGCTGGCTCCCTCAACGGATCTTTTGTTGGTTCCAGTGGCTCAGGTTCCTACTACCCTGGTGCTTCTTGCTCCCATAAAGAGAATTCTTCCTTACCTCATCCATACCAGAAGGGACAGACTCATGGTTGTTCTCCTTCACCAATTGCAAACtcccctcccaccatccccattGTGCTCATCAATGGTCGTCCAGAAGATAGTGAGATATCTCACAAATCTTGCAGGATTCATCCAGGTTCTTTCAAACTGAAGATGACCCAGCCTGGTTCTGGCACGTTTTCAAGCATTAATCATTCCAACAAATCATCTTCTGAGAGCTCacactcctcctcttcatctttggACA GCTACTCCAAAGAAGCACAAACAACCATGAAGTTTGTAATGGACACCTCTAAATATTGGTTTAAACCAAGCATCACAAGAGAGCAAG CTGTCCAACTGCTAATAGATGAATCCCCAGGCTCTTTTATCATGCGGGACAGTACATCTTACCGTGGCTCAtttggcttggccatgaaagtctGTGGTAGTAAACCAG gtgaAAACAGCTGTGATTACATCAGACATTTTCTCATTGAGTCCTCTGCCCGGGGAGTGCATCTTAAGGGGGCTGATGAAGAACCATATTTTG GAAGTCTTTCAGCATTTGTATATCAACACACAATTATGCCTCTGGCATTACCTTGTAAACTGGTCATCCCAAGTCAAG ATTTTACTGGAGGGGAAGAAAAGCTTGCCACAGACTCAGAAGCCTCTCTTCCAATTTCACAGAAAGCTGCTG TATGCAACCTCTTGTACCTGCACTCGGTGACCATGGAGACTCTCACTGGCAAAGCAGCAGTTCAGAAAGCCGTGTCCTCCACTTTCAAGCAGGAGACTCTGCCTACACCCACCATTGTCCACTTCAAAGTTACTGAGCAAGGAATAACCCTGACGGACATCCAGAGGAA ggTATTCTTCAGGCGGCACTATCCACTGGCTACCATCAGCTTTTGTAACATGGATCCTGAAAACAGAAA